Proteins co-encoded in one Streptomyces roseochromogenus subsp. oscitans DS 12.976 genomic window:
- a CDS encoding NHLP bacteriocin export ABC transporter permease/ATPase subunit, whose protein sequence is MTTVQEGYEGDLVLGALGSLGTRIDCAGFNRLDLESPQVLWLVAAGALDLFAVDAVQQGHWHHLGRLEAGALLLGPVAGPQHTLVARPVRDCVVHRVSLRELYQPANTETWSYDEYGNPQYVPPATSPLEYAVALGVGRGLSVLFQAPMAEERATAPTDDDVFWMQVPPGSVQYGALYGAEAAADLLMDPALWQSMVDQQYRLLTALDRWIEQLERTHETRTAAGIKAGEAVRAQADQTLLASIGKRSARRTTAADADAGYAACKLVAEAAGITLAEPAQSGTESERLDPVERVALASRVRARAVRLQGRWWRENVGPLVGHRALSGAPVALLWRRGGYMAVHPGTGRETPIEKANAEEFEPRAVMFYRPLPDKALTPFGLLRFSLQGTRGDLVGLLLAGLVTVAIGALVPVATGKVLGEYVPTAQEGLIVQVCLAVMVSGVVAAAFTLLENLSILRLEGRIEAALQPAVWDRLLRLPTRFFTQRSTGELASAAMGISAIRRLLAGVGPVVAQSVTVGAMNLGLLFWYSPAMAMAAVGMLVVIAAVFLGLGLWQVRWQRKLTVLGNKLNNQAFQTLRGLPKLRVAAAENYAYAAWAREFARSRELQQKVGRIKNLTTVLGGIYLPVCTLLMFMLLAGPAKGAMSAADFLTFNTSVTMVLTSVTQLTGSFVSAVAALPLFEEIKPVFEATPEVREASTRPGPLSGALETRRLSFRYADDGPLVLDDVSFAVRPGEFVAVVGPSGCGKSTLLRLLIGFDKPVSGSVLYDGQDLAALDQSAVRRQCGVVLQHAQPFTGSILDVICGTEPYTPEEAMAAAEMAGLAEDIKRMPMGLHTIVAGNGAISGGQRQRLMIAQALIRRPRILFFDEATSALDNDTQRIVIESTRKLNATRVVIAHRLSTVLDADRVIVMEDGKVVQHGTPAELLADTTGRLHELVRRQLT, encoded by the coding sequence ATGACGACCGTTCAGGAGGGATACGAAGGCGACCTCGTGCTCGGCGCGCTGGGGTCCCTGGGCACCCGGATCGACTGCGCCGGTTTCAACCGCCTGGACCTGGAAAGCCCGCAGGTGCTGTGGCTGGTCGCGGCCGGCGCGCTGGACCTGTTCGCGGTGGACGCCGTCCAGCAGGGCCACTGGCACCACCTGGGCCGGCTGGAGGCGGGCGCACTGCTGCTCGGCCCGGTCGCCGGACCCCAGCACACCCTGGTGGCCCGCCCGGTCCGGGACTGCGTGGTGCACCGCGTCAGCCTGCGCGAGCTGTACCAGCCCGCGAACACCGAGACCTGGTCGTACGACGAGTACGGCAACCCCCAGTACGTACCGCCCGCCACCAGCCCGCTGGAGTACGCGGTCGCGCTCGGCGTCGGCCGTGGCCTGTCCGTCCTGTTCCAGGCGCCGATGGCGGAGGAGCGGGCCACCGCGCCGACCGACGACGACGTGTTCTGGATGCAGGTGCCGCCGGGCAGCGTGCAGTACGGCGCGCTGTACGGCGCGGAGGCCGCCGCCGATCTGCTGATGGACCCGGCGCTGTGGCAGTCCATGGTCGACCAGCAGTACCGGCTGCTGACCGCGCTGGACCGGTGGATCGAGCAGCTGGAGCGCACCCACGAGACCCGCACGGCCGCCGGGATCAAGGCCGGTGAGGCGGTGCGTGCCCAGGCCGACCAGACACTGCTGGCCTCCATCGGCAAGCGCTCGGCCCGCCGGACGACGGCCGCCGACGCCGACGCCGGCTACGCGGCCTGCAAGCTGGTCGCCGAGGCGGCCGGGATCACCCTGGCGGAGCCCGCGCAGAGCGGCACCGAGAGCGAACGCCTCGACCCGGTCGAGCGCGTGGCGCTCGCCTCCCGGGTGCGCGCCCGGGCCGTACGGCTGCAGGGGCGCTGGTGGCGGGAGAACGTCGGCCCGCTGGTCGGGCACCGGGCGCTGTCCGGGGCGCCGGTCGCGCTGCTGTGGCGGCGCGGCGGCTATATGGCCGTCCATCCGGGCACCGGACGCGAGACGCCGATCGAGAAGGCGAACGCGGAGGAGTTCGAGCCGCGCGCGGTGATGTTCTACCGGCCGCTGCCCGACAAGGCGCTGACGCCGTTCGGCCTGCTGCGGTTCAGTCTCCAGGGCACCCGCGGTGACCTGGTCGGTCTGCTGCTCGCGGGCCTGGTGACGGTGGCGATCGGCGCGCTGGTGCCGGTCGCGACGGGCAAGGTGCTCGGCGAGTACGTGCCGACGGCGCAGGAGGGCCTGATCGTCCAGGTGTGCCTGGCGGTGATGGTGAGCGGGGTGGTGGCGGCGGCGTTCACGCTGCTGGAGAACCTGTCCATCCTGCGCCTGGAGGGCCGGATCGAGGCCGCGCTGCAGCCCGCCGTGTGGGACCGGCTGCTCAGGCTGCCGACCCGGTTCTTCACCCAGCGCTCCACGGGTGAGCTGGCCAGTGCCGCCATGGGCATCAGCGCGATACGCCGGCTGCTGGCGGGCGTCGGCCCGGTGGTCGCGCAGTCCGTGACGGTCGGCGCGATGAACCTGGGCCTGCTGTTCTGGTACAGCCCGGCGATGGCCATGGCCGCGGTCGGCATGCTCGTCGTCATCGCGGCCGTGTTCCTCGGGCTGGGACTGTGGCAGGTGCGCTGGCAGCGGAAGCTGACGGTGCTCGGCAACAAGCTGAACAACCAGGCCTTCCAGACCCTGCGCGGCCTGCCGAAGCTGCGGGTGGCGGCGGCCGAGAACTACGCCTACGCGGCCTGGGCGCGGGAGTTCGCGCGCAGCCGTGAGCTGCAGCAGAAGGTCGGCCGGATCAAGAACCTCACCACGGTGCTCGGCGGGATCTATCTGCCGGTGTGCACGCTGCTGATGTTCATGCTGCTCGCGGGCCCGGCGAAGGGCGCGATGTCGGCGGCGGACTTCCTCACCTTCAACACCTCGGTGACGATGGTGCTGACCTCGGTCACCCAGCTGACCGGCTCCTTCGTCTCCGCGGTGGCCGCGCTGCCGCTGTTCGAGGAGATCAAGCCGGTCTTCGAGGCGACGCCCGAGGTGCGGGAGGCGAGCACGCGGCCGGGCCCGCTGTCGGGTGCGCTGGAGACCCGCCGGCTCTCCTTCCGGTACGCCGACGACGGTCCGCTCGTCCTGGACGACGTGTCCTTCGCCGTACGGCCCGGTGAGTTCGTGGCGGTCGTCGGCCCGAGCGGCTGCGGCAAGTCCACGCTGCTCAGGTTGCTCATCGGCTTCGACAAGCCGGTCTCGGGCAGTGTCCTGTACGACGGCCAGGACCTCGCGGCACTCGACCAGTCGGCCGTGCGCCGCCAGTGCGGGGTCGTGCTTCAGCACGCCCAGCCGTTCACCGGCTCCATCCTGGACGTCATCTGCGGCACCGAGCCGTACACGCCGGAGGAGGCGATGGCGGCGGCCGAGATGGCGGGGCTCGCGGAGGACATCAAGCGGATGCCGATGGGGCTGCACACCATCGTGGCGGGCAACGGCGCGATCTCCGGCGGTCAGCGGCAGCGCCTGATGATCGCCCAGGCCCTGATCCGGCGCCCGCGCATCCTGTTCTTCGACGAGGCCACCAGTGCCCTGGACAACGACACCCAGCGCATCGTCATCGAGAGCACCCGCAAGCTGAACGCCACCCGCGTCGTCATCGCGCACCGCCTGTCGACGGTCCTGGACGCCGACCGGGTGATCGTGATGGAGGACGGCAAGGTCGTCCAGCACGGCACGCCGGCCGAGCTGCTCGCCGACACCACGGGCCGCCTGCACGAGCTGGTGCGCCGCCAGCTGACGTAG
- a CDS encoding NHLP family bacteriocin export ABC transporter peptidase/permease/ATPase subunit, giving the protein MTTTQERGRRRAAPAKRPVPKPRGGTVRTPTVLQMEAVECGAASLAMVLGHYGRHIPLEELRIACGVSRDGSRASNLLKAARSYGLTAKGMQMDLAALAEVRAPAILFWEFNHYVVFDGMGRRFGRRGVFINDPAKGRRFVPMEEFDGSFTGVVLVLEPGDGFTKGGRKPGVLGAMPARLRGTAGTLPAAVLASLLLVAVGAAVPALSRTYIDKFLIGGQTSLLGVLFASMGTCVLLTLVLTWLQQANLLHGRIISSTLSSARFLRHLLRLPVTFFAQRSPADLVQRLQSNDQVAETLARDLAAAGVDAIVVVLYAVLLYTYDPQLTFVGIGVALLNVVAMRLVVRLRATRTAKLRADTARLTNTSYTGLQLIETMKATGGEDGYFRKWAGQHATTLEEQQRLGVPSAWLGVVAPTLATFNSALILWIGGLRAVEGHISVGLLVAFQALVTRFTAPLTRLNGVAGRIQDFAADVARLKDVENFQADPLYARRGGADSTRRLQGHVELENVTFGYSPLDKPLLSGFDLTVGPGQQVALVGGSGSGKSTVSRLISGLYAPWDGVIRIDGRRLEDIPRGALAASVSFVDQDVFLFEGSVRDNVALWDPSIPDEAVVDALKDAALYDVVMRRPGGIHSKVEQDGHNFSGGQRQRLEIARALVRRPSILVLDEVTSALDAETELVVMDNLRRRGCACVVIAHRLSTVRDSDEIVVLQHGTVVERGRHEELVAHGGAYAALVRER; this is encoded by the coding sequence GTGACCACCACGCAGGAACGCGGCCGCAGACGCGCCGCCCCCGCCAAGCGGCCGGTCCCCAAGCCCCGTGGCGGCACGGTCCGTACGCCCACCGTGCTGCAGATGGAGGCCGTCGAGTGCGGCGCCGCCTCCCTCGCCATGGTCCTCGGCCACTACGGCCGGCACATCCCACTGGAGGAGCTGCGGATCGCCTGCGGTGTCTCCCGCGACGGCTCGCGCGCCTCCAACCTGCTGAAAGCGGCGCGCAGTTACGGCCTGACCGCCAAGGGCATGCAGATGGATCTGGCCGCCCTCGCCGAGGTGCGGGCACCGGCCATCCTCTTCTGGGAGTTCAATCACTACGTCGTCTTCGACGGCATGGGCCGCCGCTTCGGCCGGCGGGGCGTGTTCATCAACGACCCCGCCAAGGGCCGCCGGTTCGTGCCGATGGAGGAGTTCGACGGCAGCTTCACCGGCGTGGTGCTCGTGCTGGAGCCGGGCGACGGCTTCACCAAGGGCGGCCGCAAGCCGGGCGTGCTCGGTGCGATGCCGGCCCGGCTGCGCGGCACCGCCGGCACCCTGCCCGCCGCCGTCCTGGCCAGCCTGCTGCTGGTCGCGGTCGGCGCGGCCGTGCCCGCACTGAGCCGCACCTACATCGACAAGTTCCTCATCGGCGGCCAGACCTCCCTGCTGGGCGTGCTGTTCGCCTCGATGGGCACCTGCGTCCTGCTCACCCTGGTGCTGACCTGGCTGCAGCAGGCCAACCTGCTGCACGGCCGGATCATCTCCTCCACCCTCTCCAGCGCCCGCTTCCTGCGCCATCTGCTGCGGCTGCCGGTGACGTTCTTCGCCCAGCGCTCCCCCGCCGACCTGGTGCAGCGGCTGCAGTCCAACGACCAGGTCGCCGAGACCCTGGCCCGCGACCTCGCAGCGGCGGGTGTGGACGCGATCGTCGTCGTGCTGTACGCCGTGCTGCTCTACACCTACGACCCGCAGCTGACGTTCGTCGGCATCGGCGTGGCCCTGCTCAACGTGGTCGCCATGCGGCTGGTCGTCCGGCTGCGCGCGACCCGTACGGCCAAGCTGCGCGCGGACACGGCACGGCTGACCAACACCTCGTACACCGGTCTGCAGCTGATCGAGACGATGAAGGCGACCGGCGGTGAGGACGGCTACTTCCGCAAGTGGGCCGGACAGCACGCCACCACGCTCGAAGAGCAGCAGCGGCTCGGGGTGCCGAGCGCCTGGCTGGGTGTGGTCGCGCCGACGCTCGCCACGTTCAACAGCGCTCTGATCCTGTGGATCGGCGGACTGCGCGCGGTCGAGGGCCATATCTCGGTGGGTCTGCTGGTCGCCTTCCAGGCGCTGGTCACCCGGTTCACCGCGCCGCTGACCCGGCTGAACGGCGTGGCGGGTCGCATCCAGGACTTCGCGGCCGACGTGGCCCGGCTGAAGGACGTGGAGAACTTCCAGGCCGACCCGCTCTACGCCCGTCGCGGCGGCGCCGACTCCACGCGCCGGCTGCAGGGGCACGTCGAGCTGGAGAACGTCACCTTCGGCTACAGCCCGCTGGACAAGCCGCTGCTGAGCGGCTTCGACCTGACCGTGGGACCGGGGCAGCAGGTGGCGCTGGTGGGCGGCTCCGGCAGCGGCAAGTCGACGGTGTCCCGGCTGATCTCGGGCCTGTACGCGCCGTGGGACGGGGTGATCCGCATCGACGGCCGCCGCCTGGAGGACATTCCGCGCGGCGCGCTCGCCGCCTCCGTCTCCTTCGTCGACCAGGACGTGTTCCTCTTCGAGGGCTCGGTCCGCGACAACGTGGCGCTGTGGGACCCGTCGATCCCGGACGAGGCCGTGGTGGACGCGCTGAAGGACGCGGCCCTGTACGACGTGGTGATGCGCCGCCCCGGCGGCATCCACAGCAAGGTCGAGCAGGACGGCCACAACTTCTCCGGCGGCCAGCGGCAACGGCTCGAAATCGCCCGGGCCCTGGTCCGACGGCCGAGCATTCTCGTCCTGGACGAGGTGACCAGCGCGCTGGACGCGGAGACCGAGCTGGTCGTGATGGACAACCTGCGCCGGCGCGGCTGCGCCTGTGTGGTGATCGCGCACCGGCTGAGCACGGTCCGCGACAGCGACGAGATCGTGGTGCTGCAGCACGGCACGGTCGTGGAACGCGGGCGGCACGAGGAGCTGGTGGCGCACGGTGGTGCGTACGCCGCGCTGGTCAGGGAGCGATGA
- a CDS encoding response regulator transcription factor, giving the protein MIRVLLVHDACLVRSVLAEWLRGEQPLDVDDTPWRGAAARVRSFGPDVCAADLDCADGQGVPPLGDLCPPGTGGRPPALVVLAQANRPGLLKRAAEAGALGFVDKAGSPDRLVRAIRSVARRERFVDDSLGFGFLKAAQMPLTRRELSVLSLAAAGASIAEIAGSLHLSYGTVRNYMASITRKTGARNRVDAIRISRGEGWV; this is encoded by the coding sequence ATGATCCGGGTGCTTCTGGTGCACGACGCGTGTCTGGTGCGATCGGTTCTGGCGGAGTGGCTGCGGGGGGAGCAGCCACTGGATGTGGACGACACGCCGTGGCGGGGTGCCGCCGCCCGGGTGCGGTCGTTCGGTCCGGACGTGTGCGCGGCGGACCTCGACTGTGCCGACGGCCAAGGGGTGCCGCCGCTCGGCGATCTGTGTCCGCCCGGGACCGGCGGCAGGCCGCCGGCGCTCGTGGTGCTGGCCCAGGCGAACCGGCCGGGCCTGCTGAAGCGGGCCGCCGAGGCGGGCGCGCTCGGCTTCGTCGACAAGGCCGGCTCGCCGGACCGGCTGGTGCGCGCCATCCGGTCCGTCGCCCGGAGGGAACGTTTCGTCGATGATTCGCTGGGCTTCGGGTTCCTCAAGGCGGCCCAGATGCCGCTCACCAGACGTGAGCTGAGCGTGCTGTCCCTGGCCGCCGCGGGCGCGTCCATCGCGGAGATCGCCGGCAGCCTGCACCTGTCCTACGGCACCGTCCGCAACTACATGGCGTCGATCACCCGCAAGACCGGCGCGCGGAACCGCGTCGATGCGATTCGCATATCGCGGGGCGAGGGATGGGTGTAG
- a CDS encoding HlyD family efflux transporter periplasmic adaptor subunit, giving the protein MQFRQQALAKLQSPEELDLPVRLARPQGWLALGVTVVVMAAASVWAVTGSVTSTVGAPAILTHGQGSYLLQSPVSGQVTAVLAKQGEQLPAGAAVLKVRTAQGDAVVRTVAAGRVTALAATIGQIIQTGTNVAAVEKVAHASDPLYATVYVPAENAADIPAHASVDLTVSSVPTQTYGVLRGQVKSVDRTAQSAQSISAFLGDSQLGQQFTSKGRPVAVLVALDTSASTQSGYRWSTTDGPPFRLDSMTLASGSIKLADQHPVDWLLP; this is encoded by the coding sequence GTGCAGTTCCGCCAACAGGCCCTCGCCAAGCTCCAGTCACCGGAAGAGCTCGACCTCCCGGTGCGGCTGGCCCGCCCCCAGGGCTGGCTCGCCCTCGGTGTCACCGTCGTCGTGATGGCGGCGGCCTCCGTCTGGGCGGTGACCGGTTCGGTCACGTCCACGGTGGGCGCACCGGCCATCCTCACGCACGGGCAGGGCAGCTATCTGCTGCAGAGCCCGGTGTCCGGCCAGGTCACGGCCGTCCTCGCGAAACAGGGCGAACAGCTCCCCGCCGGCGCCGCCGTGCTCAAGGTCCGTACGGCTCAGGGCGATGCGGTGGTCCGCACGGTCGCCGCGGGCCGGGTCACGGCGCTCGCCGCCACCATCGGGCAGATCATCCAGACCGGCACCAACGTCGCCGCCGTGGAGAAGGTCGCCCATGCCTCCGATCCGCTGTACGCGACCGTGTACGTGCCCGCCGAGAACGCCGCCGACATCCCGGCGCACGCCTCCGTGGACCTCACTGTCTCCTCGGTGCCGACGCAGACGTACGGCGTGCTGCGCGGCCAGGTGAAGTCGGTGGACCGCACCGCGCAGTCCGCCCAGTCGATCTCCGCGTTCCTCGGCGACAGCCAGCTCGGCCAGCAGTTCACCAGCAAGGGCCGCCCGGTGGCCGTACTGGTCGCCCTCGACACGTCGGCGAGCACGCAGAGCGGGTACCGCTGGTCCACCACGGACGGGCCGCCGTTCCGGCTCGACTCCATGACCCTCGCCTCCGGTTCGATCAAGCTGGCCGACCAGCATCCCGTCGATTGGCTGCTCCCGTGA
- a CDS encoding SpoIIE family protein phosphatase, with product MVAVSDGPGPAPAADRASAALPVLSVALVSMMQEVRAHSGAVYLLRPEERVLEMTVHAGMPRAFAAPWERVGLSAPIPVADAARERRLVWVGGEEAMARRYPRIAVVLPYPFALAALPVATERQVYGAVFVTWPGAHPPELSDGERDQLWAACDRLALRLERAAQEDRPLALDTAEVVATPVAGVADTLGSVEAARMVSRLPYGLVSMDLHGRIAFVNAAAAELLGRPAGELLGTLPWVSVPWLNDPMYEDRYRGALLSQQVTSFVALRPPSEWLSFRMYPSTTGLSMRITRARAVAEIARGAPQAGASPSRLVTISQVLGLAAALTEAAGVQDVVQLVWDEVAAAVGSQAMVILGTQGGRLHVLGHRGYPDPHTVERFHGLPLSERTPGTHALNSGVPAFFDSQEELERLYPGRHATPDGFAAWAYLPLIASGRPVGTCVLAYAEPHMFPADERAVLTSLGGLIAQALERAQLYDAKHRLAHGLQQALLPNSLAPPPGIEAAARYLPATHGMDIGGDFYDLVPSLPLTAAVIGDVQGHNVTAAGLMGQIRTGVRAYTTVGQAPHEVMSSTNRLLIDLGTELFASCLYLRLDPARGQAVMARAGHPPPLLRRPDGRVRVLDLAGGPLLGIDTAAVYPTTEVSLTPGSVLVLYTDGLVEAPGIDIEDSLVGLGGLLSEIGDQPLDQLADELVQHSAAARDRMDDVAVLLLRACDRT from the coding sequence GTGGTCGCCGTGTCCGACGGCCCGGGGCCGGCACCGGCGGCCGACAGGGCGTCCGCCGCCCTGCCGGTGCTGTCGGTTGCGCTGGTCTCGATGATGCAGGAGGTGCGGGCGCACTCGGGCGCGGTGTATCTGCTCAGACCCGAGGAGCGGGTCCTGGAGATGACGGTGCACGCGGGTATGCCCCGGGCGTTCGCGGCACCGTGGGAGCGGGTGGGGCTGAGCGCGCCGATCCCGGTGGCCGACGCGGCGCGCGAGCGGCGGCTGGTGTGGGTGGGCGGCGAGGAGGCGATGGCCCGCCGCTATCCGCGTATCGCGGTGGTGCTGCCGTACCCGTTCGCGCTGGCCGCGCTGCCCGTGGCGACGGAGCGGCAGGTGTACGGCGCGGTCTTCGTGACCTGGCCCGGCGCGCATCCGCCGGAGCTGTCCGACGGGGAGCGCGACCAGTTGTGGGCGGCCTGCGACCGGCTGGCGCTGCGGCTTGAACGGGCCGCGCAGGAGGACCGGCCGCTCGCCCTCGACACGGCCGAGGTGGTGGCGACCCCGGTGGCGGGCGTGGCCGACACGCTGGGCTCGGTGGAGGCGGCGCGGATGGTGTCCCGGCTGCCGTACGGGCTGGTGTCGATGGATCTGCACGGCCGGATCGCGTTCGTCAACGCGGCCGCCGCCGAGCTGCTCGGCCGGCCGGCCGGGGAGCTGCTCGGCACGCTGCCCTGGGTGTCGGTGCCCTGGCTGAACGACCCGATGTACGAGGACCGTTACCGGGGAGCGCTGCTCAGCCAGCAGGTGACGTCGTTCGTGGCGCTGCGCCCGCCGAGCGAGTGGCTGTCGTTCCGGATGTATCCGAGCACGACCGGGCTGAGCATGCGGATCACCCGGGCGCGGGCGGTGGCGGAGATCGCGCGCGGGGCGCCGCAGGCCGGCGCGTCCCCGTCCCGGCTGGTGACGATCTCGCAGGTGCTGGGCCTCGCGGCCGCGCTGACCGAGGCGGCCGGGGTGCAGGACGTGGTGCAGCTGGTCTGGGACGAGGTGGCCGCGGCGGTCGGCAGCCAGGCGATGGTGATCCTCGGCACGCAGGGCGGTCGGCTGCACGTGCTGGGGCATCGCGGGTACCCGGATCCGCACACCGTGGAGCGGTTCCACGGGCTTCCGCTGAGCGAGCGGACGCCGGGCACCCATGCGCTGAACAGCGGGGTGCCGGCGTTCTTCGACTCCCAGGAGGAGCTGGAGCGGCTGTATCCGGGGCGGCACGCGACCCCGGACGGCTTCGCGGCCTGGGCGTATCTGCCGCTGATCGCGTCCGGGCGGCCGGTGGGCACCTGTGTGCTGGCCTACGCCGAGCCGCATATGTTCCCGGCCGACGAGCGGGCGGTACTGACGTCCCTGGGCGGGCTGATCGCGCAGGCTCTGGAGCGGGCCCAGCTCTACGACGCCAAGCACCGGCTCGCACACGGCCTCCAGCAGGCCCTGCTGCCGAACTCGCTGGCCCCGCCGCCCGGCATCGAGGCGGCCGCCCGCTATCTGCCGGCCACCCATGGCATGGACATCGGCGGCGACTTCTACGACCTGGTGCCGAGCCTGCCGCTGACGGCGGCCGTGATCGGGGACGTCCAGGGGCACAACGTGACCGCGGCGGGTCTGATGGGGCAGATCCGCACCGGCGTCCGGGCGTACACCACGGTCGGGCAGGCCCCGCACGAGGTCATGAGCAGCACCAACCGGCTGCTCATCGACCTCGGCACGGAGCTGTTCGCCAGTTGTCTGTATCTGCGGCTGGACCCGGCGCGCGGGCAGGCCGTCATGGCGCGGGCGGGGCATCCGCCGCCGCTGCTGAGACGGCCGGACGGACGGGTCCGGGTGCTGGACCTGGCGGGCGGCCCGCTGCTCGGGATCGACACGGCCGCGGTGTATCCGACGACCGAGGTGTCCCTCACGCCCGGATCGGTGCTCGTCCTGTACACCGACGGTCTGGTGGAGGCCCCGGGCATCGACATCGAGGATTCACTGGTGGGCCTCGGCGGGCTGCTGTCGGAGATCGGCGATCAGCCGCTGGACCAGCTCGCGGACGAGCTGGTCCAGCACAGCGCGGCGGCCCGGGACCGGATGGACGACGTGGCGGTACTGCTGCTGCGCGCATGCGACCGCACCTGA
- a CDS encoding PaaI family thioesterase yields MMMTPVEADKILIAHFAPWVLDLGLTVEAVGEDRAVLRLPWSERLAREGGGLSGQALMAAADTATVIAVSAARGGFVPMTTVQQSTSFQRAVTGSDVRIEAVLTKLGRRMAFADITLSDAGSGALAARASTVYAILG; encoded by the coding sequence ATGATGATGACCCCCGTGGAAGCCGACAAGATCCTCATCGCACACTTCGCGCCCTGGGTGCTCGATCTCGGGCTGACCGTCGAGGCGGTGGGCGAGGACCGGGCCGTGCTGCGTCTGCCCTGGTCGGAGCGGCTGGCCCGGGAGGGCGGTGGGTTGTCGGGGCAGGCGCTGATGGCGGCCGCCGACACGGCGACGGTGATCGCGGTGTCCGCCGCGCGCGGCGGCTTCGTGCCGATGACGACGGTTCAGCAGTCGACGTCGTTCCAGCGGGCAGTGACCGGTTCGGATGTCCGGATCGAAGCGGTCCTGACGAAGCTGGGCCGGCGGATGGCGTTCGCGGACATCACGCTGAGCGACGCCGGCTCGGGGGCGCTCGCGGCCCGGGCGAGCACGGTGTACGCGATTCTGGGCTGA
- a CDS encoding S1 family peptidase codes for MSHKRMPKRKAAIAVGGVAALGAAALLLPNANASQDKNDQNAASAAGDTAKTLKAGQASGLAAQVQKILGDAFAGSYYDSGKQQLVVNAVSGDNNAIAQVKNAGAVVRQVKNSIRELKAAAGTLKTKATIPGTSWAVDPRTDKVLVTADSTVTGAKWDRLQSTVQGLGSGMATLTKSAGTFKTFVSGGDAIFSQTQQGGVRCSLGFNVTASDGSPAFLTAGHCGVAAKDWSDSQNGQPIATVDQAKFPGNDFSLVKYNDKTTQAPSEVNAGNGQTVQITKAADATVGETVFRMGSTTGLHNGQVTGLDATVNFASETVPGGTDTVNGLIQTNVCAEAGDSGGSLFTQDGSAVGLTSGGSGDCTSGGETFFQPVTAALQATGATLGNGGNGGNGGNGGNAGSGGGDQSGSAAPSASASDPSGAGGEQIGGAGDQSGSAAPSDSATDPSGTGSGSGDQSGSGSDPSGAGSANNGSSLTSTS; via the coding sequence TTGAGTCACAAGCGAATGCCCAAGCGCAAAGCCGCGATAGCGGTGGGCGGTGTCGCGGCGCTCGGAGCGGCGGCCCTCCTGCTGCCGAACGCCAACGCCTCGCAGGACAAGAACGATCAGAACGCGGCGTCGGCGGCCGGCGACACCGCGAAGACCCTGAAGGCCGGCCAGGCGTCCGGCCTCGCCGCGCAGGTCCAGAAGATCCTCGGTGACGCCTTCGCCGGGTCGTACTACGACAGCGGCAAGCAGCAACTGGTTGTCAACGCGGTCAGCGGCGACAACAACGCGATCGCCCAGGTGAAGAACGCGGGCGCGGTCGTGCGCCAGGTGAAGAACAGCATCCGGGAGCTCAAGGCCGCCGCCGGCACGCTGAAGACCAAGGCGACGATCCCCGGCACCTCGTGGGCCGTGGACCCGCGCACCGACAAGGTCCTCGTCACCGCCGACTCCACCGTCACCGGCGCCAAGTGGGACAGACTGCAGTCGACCGTGCAGGGCCTCGGCTCCGGCATGGCGACGCTGACGAAGTCCGCCGGCACCTTCAAGACCTTCGTCTCCGGCGGCGACGCCATCTTCTCCCAGACCCAGCAGGGCGGCGTGCGCTGCTCCCTCGGGTTCAACGTCACCGCCTCCGACGGCAGCCCCGCCTTTCTGACGGCCGGTCACTGCGGAGTCGCCGCCAAGGACTGGTCCGACTCGCAGAACGGGCAGCCCATCGCCACCGTGGACCAGGCCAAGTTCCCCGGCAACGACTTCTCGCTCGTCAAGTACAACGACAAGACCACCCAGGCGCCCAGCGAGGTCAACGCCGGCAACGGCCAGACCGTGCAGATCACCAAGGCCGCCGACGCCACCGTCGGCGAGACCGTGTTCCGCATGGGCTCGACCACCGGGCTGCACAACGGCCAGGTCACCGGCCTCGACGCCACTGTGAACTTCGCGAGCGAGACCGTCCCGGGCGGCACCGACACCGTCAACGGCCTCATCCAGACCAACGTCTGCGCCGAGGCCGGCGACAGCGGCGGCTCCCTGTTCACCCAGGACGGCAGCGCCGTCGGCCTCACCTCCGGCGGCAGCGGCGACTGCACCAGTGGCGGCGAGACCTTCTTCCAGCCGGTCACCGCCGCCCTGCAGGCCACGGGCGCGACCCTTGGTAACGGCGGTAACGGCGGTAACGGCGGTAACGGCGGCAACGCGGGCAGCGGCGGGGGCGACCAGTCGGGTTCCGCCGCCCCGTCGGCCTCGGCCAGCGACCCGTCCGGCGCAGGCGGCGAGCAGATCGGCGGCGCGGGCGACCAGTCGGGTTCCGCCGCCCCGTCCGACTCGGCCACCGATCCGTCCGGCACCGGCTCCGGCTCCGGCGACCAGTCCGGCAGCGGGAGCGACCCGTCCGGCGCCGGCTCCGCGAACAACGGGTCGTCTCTGACCAGCACGAGCTGA